A single genomic interval of Oncorhynchus gorbuscha isolate QuinsamMale2020 ecotype Even-year linkage group LG25, OgorEven_v1.0, whole genome shotgun sequence harbors:
- the LOC124014144 gene encoding putative Dol-P-Glc:Glc(2)Man(9)GlcNAc(2)-PP-Dol alpha-1,2-glucosyltransferase yields MEKFERYIFTALCSTNFLVSCLLFSKITREQREPYMDEIFHVRQAQKYCYGKFNEWDPMITTLPGLYLASVGVIKPVVWLVDLTGKVVCSTAMLRFINLLFNCGILYLLYRIICKLHLKEKTKTASRRVLSALSLSTFPMLYFFNFLYYTDAGSTFFILFTYLMTLYGCHKASALISVFAIFFRQTNIIWVAFCASTVMANKMDETWRTEQSKKKDDKSPCQIPFAVSGVKRVMRFLLEFLTTANHVKAVILVAWPYILVAVGFIGFIVLNDGIVVGDRSSHEACLNFPQLFYFFSFALFFSSPTSLCYHRALRFIQNLKKQPLLYLLITGLCILLVWKFTFVHKYLLADNRHYPFYVWKRIFQKHEVVRFALIPAYVFAAWNFMDSLKSRSLFWSLAFLVCLLAATVPQKLLEFRYFIVPYLLYRLHMPLPSLTRLVLEFLFYTVVNAATLYIFINKTFQWPNSPAVQRFMW; encoded by the exons ATGGAGAAATTCGAAAGGTACATTTTCACTGCTCTCTGCAGCACCAACTTTTTGGTTTCATGTCTCCTGTTCTCCAAAATAACTCGGGAGCAAAGGGAGCCCTACATGGACGAAATATTTCACGTCCGTCAAGCTCAGAAATACTGCTACGGGAAGTTTAACGAG TGGGACCCAATGATCACCACGCTTCCTGGCCTGTACCTGGCGTCAGTGGGTGTGATCAAGCCAGTGGTGTGGCTAGTGGATCTCACAGGGAAGGTAGTGTGTTCTACGGCGATGCTGCGCTTCATCAACCTCCTCTTCAACTGTGGTATCCTCTACCTGCTGTATCGCATCATCTGCAAGCTCCACCTTAAAGAGAAG ACTAAGACTGCCTCCCGCAGAGTTCTCTCAGCCCTGTCCCTGTCCACCTTCCCCATGCTCTACTTCTTCAACTTCCTCTACTACACAGATGCCGGATCTACTTTCTTCATTCTCTTCACGTACCTCATGACCCTGTACGGCTGTCACAAAGCCTCAGCACTCATCAGCGTCTTCGCCATATTCTTCCGCCAGACCAACATCATCTGGGTGGCGTTCTGCGCCAGCACGGTTATGGCCAATAAGATGGACGAAACTTGGAGGACGGAACAGTCGAAGAAAAAGGACGATAAGTCGCCCTGTCAGATACCTTTCGCCGTAAGCGGGGTGAAGAGAGTGATGCGTTTCCTGTTGGAATTCCTGACCACAGCCAATCATGTGAAGGCTGTGATATTAGTGGCATGGCCGTACATTCTTGTTGCTGTGGGTTTTATTGGATTCATTGTGTTGAATGATGGGATCGTAGTCGGAGACAGATCCAGTCACGAGGCCTGTCTCAACTTCCCTCAGCTCTTCTACTTCTTCTCCTTTGCCCTCTTCTTCTCCAGCCCCACATCGCTGTGCTACCACCGAGCTCTCCGCTTCATCCAGAACCTCAAGAAGCAGCCACTGCTCTACTTACTGATCACGGGACTCTGCATTCTCCTAGTGTGGAAGTTCACCTTCGTACACAAGTACCTCCTGGCCGACAACAGACACTACCCCTTCTACGTGTGGAAGAGGATCTTCCAGAAGCATGAGGTGGTGCGTTTTGCCCTCATCCCGGCATACGTGTTTGCAGCGTGGAACTTCATGGACTCTCTGAAGTCCCGGTCACTGTTCTGGAGCCTGGCGTTCCTGGTGTGTCTGCTGGCGGCCACAGTGCCTCAGAAGCTGCTAGAGTTCAGGTACTTTATTGTTCCGTACCTGCTCTACCGCCTCCACATGCCCCTGCCCTCCCTCACCAGACTGGTGCTGGAGTTCCTGTTCTATACAGTCGTCAACGCAGCCACGCTGTACATCTTCATCAACAAGACTTTTCAATGGCCAAATAGTCCGGCTGTACAGAGGTTTATGTGGTAG
- the LOC124014620 gene encoding LOW QUALITY PROTEIN: mitochondrial tRNA-specific 2-thiouridylase 1-like (The sequence of the model RefSeq protein was modified relative to this genomic sequence to represent the inferred CDS: inserted 1 base in 1 codon; deleted 1 base in 1 codon): MYSTQELELFPDRTVTQLLFKDVRNAAELRKNVMEGKIHGALINPSMIVNPFQVLVAANKAVHLHSTRXTRSLYSEIIYNLSPTNNISEAFKRFGISDSDSALLVVLVHPKEETQHMSDIIAKVDRQQIPVEDVSMLTDPAKIKKSMDICYIGKRTLKDFILEYLEPKPANFVSIEDGKIMSERKGWFTLTLGQRARVGWLGEGQRDAWFVVDKDITTGEVFVGPTTKHPALFRDEVRTDRFHWITEDPPTELIQTKMECLFRFIHQMPLTPCTVTLNMNGSVWIMLSQSIRALTPGQEGLTEHTLQQGRDHMKEAPVAKERTPEPAS, translated from the exons ATGTATTCAACTCAAGAATTGGAACTCTTTCCTGATCGTACTGTAACTCAGTTGCTATTCAAAGATGTCAGAAACGCCGCAGAATTGAGGAAAAATGTCATGGAAGGAAAGATTCATGGTGCCTTGATAAACCCGTCTATG ATAGTGAACCCCTTCCAAGTT CTAGTGGCAGCAAACAAGGCAGTCCATTTACATAGCACGA AGACAAGGAGCTTATATTCCGAAATCATCTACAACCTTTCACCCACTAATAAT ATTTCAGAGGCTTTCAAGAGGTTTGGGATATCAGACAGTGATAGTGCTCTTCTCGTAGTTCTGGTCCATCCCAAAGAGGAGACGCAGCACATGAGTGACATCATTGCCAAGGTGGACAGACAACAGATTCCAGTTGAAGATGTCTCCATGTTGACCGACCCTGCTAAGATCAAAAAG AGTATGGACATCTGCTATATTGGAAAGAGGACATTAAAGGATTTCATTCTAGAG TATTTAGAGCCGAAACCGGCAAACTTTGTCTCCATTGAGGATGGGAAAATCATGTCTGAACGTAAAG gtTGGTTCACCCTGACTCTAGGCCAAAGGGCTAGGGTTGGTTGGCtaggagaggggcagagggacgCATGGTTTGTTGTGGACAAGGACATCACTACTGGAGAAGTGTTTGTG GGTCCGACCACCAAGCACCCGGCTCTATTCAGAGACGAGGTACGAACAGATCGTTTCCATTGGATAACAGAGGACCCTCCCACTGAGCTGATCCAGACTAAGATGGAGTGTCTCTTCCGCTTCATCCACCAGATGCCTCTCA CTCCTTGCACTGTGACCTTGAACATGAATGGCTCTGTGTGGATCATGCTGTCTCAGTCAATCAGAGCACTCACACCAGGACAG GAGGGCCTCACAGAGCACACACTCCAACAGGGACGAGACCACATGAAGGAAGCCCCTGTGGCCAAGGAGAGGACTCCGGAACCAGCCAGCTGA